A stretch of Leptospira bouyouniensis DNA encodes these proteins:
- a CDS encoding adenylate/guanylate cyclase domain-containing protein yields MEYTYSLPNVETIHDAWTYFWLQLPYGIPGIISLVVGFLLSAFGFRRMFHTSGEDRLLSFNVAISFFGYGILGLVLSLRAWILNRELLLFLNNWLYLFILLILPSNFYICYALSKKKVFLYYTYLCWISVIFGYVGLFQGLGFHNDWFDYQFGRYPKATAYIKPFGIIPLVGYFALVLPFFTFQWKILLKRIHKSLFIGYNVLFLMTISNAPVLLGYNVYPGSFFIFIPLILIAYGIFRSDFLDVNELLFDRNGLFYILFGVVSFSLILLSGTVALGLHHSAYLNNNWFPHALPPTISFFVAIFMAIIVAGSNPQAKINQLCAFSLIITAFYNLQSIPTKLELNYLILLRISQVSFLIFSLAPSILARFVLKAIGSDRPKSILVVDLLSILCSFLSITPYLHKGYYLYDFGIIHKSHVVPYLLGIAGLFAFVIVGKVILKRWKELPRESLVALGSVLLSGLFLLTAFFPSHGFSFPPISDYLFIPTTLLGFAVLKLGAFSLPGRTIRFSQKLANLGIFSILFASLLQMPKFLEKLAFGESLFHITLVTLPLVLFNYLLVYVFARPLAEELDRSYILLEQAKKEAEQAGEESEKLLLNILPKSVAEEIKINGYCEPKSFEEATILFTDFRGFTEVAKNMESSELITELDACFTQFDEIISRNKLEKLKTIGDSYMCAGGLPDSNFTSPIDACLAALEIRSFMDQMKHIKTELNLPYWELRIGIHTGSVIAGVVGRFKFAYDIWGSSVNTASRMESSGIVGEINISQTTYDKVRFLFQCEHRGKIIDKNGERHDMYLLKHIKAKYSKYGLVPNESFWSIYNKIKQGSKIVLKSKFERERIF; encoded by the coding sequence ATGGAATACACATACTCATTACCCAACGTCGAAACGATCCATGATGCATGGACATACTTTTGGTTACAACTTCCATACGGAATTCCAGGAATCATTTCACTTGTCGTCGGTTTTTTACTAAGCGCATTCGGCTTTCGGAGGATGTTTCATACATCGGGCGAAGACAGGCTTCTTTCCTTCAATGTCGCAATTTCATTTTTCGGATACGGAATCTTAGGATTAGTACTTTCACTTAGAGCCTGGATTCTAAACAGAGAACTTTTACTTTTTTTGAACAATTGGCTTTATCTATTTATTTTACTCATTTTACCTTCTAATTTTTATATCTGTTATGCGCTTTCGAAAAAGAAAGTATTTCTCTATTACACTTATTTGTGTTGGATCAGCGTTATATTTGGTTATGTTGGTCTTTTCCAAGGCCTTGGATTTCATAATGATTGGTTTGATTACCAATTTGGCAGATATCCCAAAGCAACTGCTTATATAAAACCATTTGGAATCATACCTCTCGTTGGATACTTCGCATTAGTTTTACCATTTTTTACCTTCCAATGGAAAATTCTTTTGAAAAGAATCCATAAATCGCTTTTCATCGGATACAACGTTTTGTTCCTTATGACAATCTCCAATGCACCAGTGTTACTTGGTTATAATGTTTACCCTGGTTCATTTTTTATTTTTATCCCACTCATTCTCATTGCATATGGAATTTTTAGATCGGATTTTTTAGATGTAAATGAACTTCTCTTTGATCGAAATGGATTATTCTACATTCTATTTGGAGTCGTTTCGTTCTCGTTGATTTTACTAAGTGGAACCGTTGCATTAGGACTCCATCACAGTGCCTATCTAAACAATAATTGGTTTCCACATGCACTCCCTCCCACGATTTCATTTTTCGTAGCCATCTTTATGGCGATCATTGTCGCAGGAAGTAATCCTCAAGCAAAGATCAATCAATTATGCGCATTTTCGTTAATTATAACAGCATTTTACAATTTACAATCAATACCAACCAAACTAGAACTGAATTATTTAATTTTATTGCGTATATCACAAGTTAGTTTTCTTATTTTTTCCTTAGCTCCTAGTATATTGGCTCGATTTGTATTAAAAGCAATTGGTAGCGATAGACCTAAATCAATACTCGTTGTTGATTTATTATCAATTTTATGTTCTTTTCTTTCGATTACTCCTTATTTGCACAAAGGTTATTACCTTTATGATTTTGGAATCATCCACAAAAGCCATGTTGTTCCTTATCTATTAGGTATAGCAGGATTATTTGCTTTTGTGATTGTAGGAAAGGTAATCCTCAAACGATGGAAAGAACTACCAAGAGAATCTCTTGTAGCTTTAGGTTCTGTTTTACTCTCTGGTTTATTTTTATTAACTGCTTTTTTTCCATCTCATGGTTTTAGTTTTCCACCTATCTCTGATTATCTGTTTATTCCCACCACGTTATTAGGATTCGCTGTTTTAAAATTAGGAGCTTTTTCATTACCTGGTAGAACCATTCGTTTTAGCCAAAAACTTGCCAATTTAGGTATCTTTTCCATTTTGTTTGCCAGTCTCTTGCAAATGCCTAAGTTTTTAGAAAAGTTAGCGTTTGGAGAAAGTCTATTTCACATTACTCTTGTTACATTACCTTTAGTTTTATTCAATTATTTACTCGTTTATGTTTTTGCGAGACCTTTAGCAGAGGAATTAGATCGAAGTTATATTCTCCTAGAACAAGCAAAAAAGGAAGCAGAACAAGCTGGAGAAGAATCCGAAAAACTTTTGTTAAACATATTACCAAAATCTGTGGCAGAAGAAATCAAAATCAACGGGTATTGTGAACCAAAATCCTTTGAAGAAGCCACCATTCTCTTCACAGATTTTCGTGGATTTACTGAAGTGGCAAAAAATATGGAATCCAGTGAACTCATTACAGAACTTGATGCCTGTTTCACACAGTTTGATGAAATCATTTCGCGAAACAAATTGGAAAAACTAAAAACCATTGGTGACTCTTATATGTGTGCAGGTGGACTACCAGATTCAAATTTCACAAGTCCCATTGATGCCTGTCTTGCAGCCCTCGAAATCCGTTCTTTTATGGACCAAATGAAACATATCAAAACGGAACTGAACTTACCATATTGGGAACTGCGAATTGGAATTCACACTGGTTCTGTGATCGCAGGAGTCGTTGGTCGTTTCAAATTTGCATATGACATTTGGGGTAGTAGCGTCAACACCGCGTCCCGTATGGAAAGTTCAGGAATTGTTGGTGAAATCAATATTTCACAAACAACCTATGACAAAGTTCGGTTTCTATTCCAATGCGAACACAGAGGAAAGATCATTGATAAAAATGGAGAGAGGCATGATATGTATCTCTTGAAACACATCAAAGCTAAGTATTCAAAATATGGTCTTGTCCCAAATGAATCGTTTTGGTCCATTTACAATAAAATCAAACAAGGTAGTAAAATTGTTTTAAAATCAAAATTTGAAAGGGAAAGAATTTTTTAA
- a CDS encoding beta-propeller fold lactonase family protein codes for MNHLKRFFIFLFIISTSFNCKIPALNNPADPLSDDYGKNAALSQLIAYWLSEKIAPDGLVVAVTKSTLPYEAGIRIYRVDSDLGLTSEFDSDVRAATTLAFPGCSPIRVAVPPSSRDIITITGAGSNRIALHRYGIDRSLVLLQDQNGFGNPTFIKFTSDGLRAYSNNTATDPNVILQLARNKESGILSINNGGSFPFSVGCSPVSLNVSNKDNIVFTASTSTLPLGIFSFKKTGDYSGVFASGSPYDPADNPTQHNNLCVVENERLLYMTSANVTTPIYGFRYDENGNLGLLPNSPFSPDPSVSGTGAVDNNSTSLAVNPEGKYLAYLYQAGGTFYIRILSIDPSSGNLTPTDQKFSVGNGPKHLEWDGSGRFLYLASDTGGTTNNFQLEYFSFSKDGVMTRGVNSPITVGAMTGGFSPRHIKAIQRYYQ; via the coding sequence ATGAATCATTTGAAACGTTTTTTTATTTTCTTATTCATCATCTCCACTTCTTTCAATTGTAAAATCCCAGCTCTCAACAATCCCGCAGACCCTCTTTCTGATGACTATGGAAAAAATGCGGCCTTATCCCAACTCATCGCATATTGGCTGAGCGAAAAAATAGCACCCGATGGACTCGTTGTTGCCGTTACCAAGTCTACCCTTCCGTATGAAGCAGGGATTCGCATTTACCGGGTAGATTCTGATTTAGGTCTCACAAGTGAATTTGATAGTGATGTGAGAGCTGCTACTACATTGGCATTCCCTGGTTGCTCTCCGATCCGTGTCGCTGTCCCGCCTAGTTCTCGGGATATCATCACGATCACCGGAGCAGGTAGCAATCGGATTGCATTACACCGGTATGGAATTGATCGTTCGCTTGTCCTTCTGCAAGACCAAAATGGATTTGGGAACCCAACATTCATTAAGTTTACATCTGATGGTCTTAGAGCGTATTCAAACAATACTGCAACTGATCCAAACGTAATCCTTCAATTGGCTAGGAATAAAGAATCCGGGATCCTCAGTATTAACAATGGTGGGAGTTTTCCATTTAGTGTTGGTTGTTCCCCTGTCTCATTGAATGTCAGTAACAAAGACAATATCGTTTTTACGGCTTCAACATCCACGTTACCTCTTGGAATTTTCTCATTCAAAAAAACGGGAGATTATTCAGGTGTTTTTGCAAGTGGCTCACCTTATGACCCTGCAGACAACCCAACCCAACATAATAATTTATGTGTCGTTGAAAACGAACGATTATTGTACATGACTTCAGCGAACGTAACAACTCCTATTTACGGATTTCGATATGATGAAAATGGAAATTTGGGATTACTTCCCAATTCTCCTTTTTCTCCTGATCCAAGCGTTTCGGGTACTGGTGCCGTTGACAATAATTCTACCTCACTTGCAGTCAATCCGGAGGGAAAGTATTTGGCTTACCTTTACCAAGCAGGTGGTACTTTTTATATTCGAATTCTTTCCATAGACCCTTCATCAGGGAACCTCACTCCTACCGACCAAAAATTTAGCGTCGGGAATGGACCAAAGCATTTGGAATGGGATGGTAGTGGAAGATTTTTGTATCTAGCATCCGATACTGGTGGCACAACCAATAATTTCCAACTTGAGTATTTTAGTTTTTCAAAAGATGGAGTGATGACAAGAGGGGTCAATTCACCGATCACTGTTGGAGCTATGACAGGTGGTTTCTCTCCAAGGCATATCAAAGCAATCCAAAGGTATTACCAATAA
- a CDS encoding beta-propeller fold lactonase family protein, whose translation MNSRIILQNVVLLIMLMFSIQCKMPALNNPRDPLSNDYGKNLILSELVRYWLRDKIAPDSLIILGDKSIPPYNETGFRIYRIGEDGPTGEIDYSGIKPSNLSAFPGCQPIRVTVPPGSRDIITFTGSSTNRIAVHRYSNEHNLSLIEDKPGIGIPSHMAVTADGATAYVSNGASNPNSINRYSRNTLSGSLNLSNGSNYPFSVGCSPVSLRTSSRDNIVFTATTSYLPLGIDVYKNTGPESGVFASGSPYDPGTNPSSHNNLCLIESERLLYMTSGDATYPIYGFRYDENGTMSVLPSSPFAPDTGTLGPASIDNYSTSMALDPKGKYIAYMYSLAGIFYLRLLSIDITTGNITTTDQKYSVGNAPKHLEWDGSGKFLYLVSDTGGTTNNFQLEYFKFSNDGKLTKGPNLIISSMGGSFNISHIKSLPIYY comes from the coding sequence ATGAATAGTAGAATCATTTTACAAAATGTGGTCCTACTAATCATGCTAATGTTTTCCATCCAGTGCAAAATGCCTGCCCTGAATAATCCTCGTGACCCACTCTCAAACGATTATGGCAAAAATTTAATTTTATCTGAACTAGTAAGGTATTGGTTAAGAGACAAAATAGCACCTGATAGTCTCATCATATTAGGTGACAAATCAATTCCTCCGTACAACGAAACTGGATTTCGCATTTACCGCATTGGGGAAGATGGACCCACTGGAGAGATAGATTACTCTGGGATCAAACCTTCAAACTTGAGTGCATTCCCAGGATGCCAGCCAATTCGAGTGACAGTACCTCCTGGTTCTAGAGATATCATCACCTTTACTGGTAGTAGTACCAACCGAATTGCGGTTCACCGCTATAGCAACGAACACAATTTGAGTTTGATAGAGGACAAGCCAGGTATTGGAATTCCATCGCATATGGCAGTTACAGCGGATGGAGCCACCGCATATGTCAGTAATGGAGCTAGTAATCCAAATTCGATCAACAGATATTCTCGCAATACGCTCTCAGGAAGTTTGAATCTAAGTAATGGTAGTAATTACCCATTTAGTGTTGGCTGTTCTCCTGTTTCCTTAAGAACTAGTTCAAGGGATAACATTGTCTTCACAGCCACCACTTCCTATCTCCCTCTTGGCATTGATGTTTATAAAAATACGGGACCCGAATCAGGGGTGTTTGCGAGTGGGTCACCTTACGATCCTGGAACAAATCCTTCTTCGCATAATAACCTTTGTTTGATTGAAAGCGAAAGGTTATTGTACATGACTTCGGGAGATGCCACATACCCGATTTACGGTTTCCGTTATGACGAAAATGGTACAATGAGTGTACTACCCAGCTCTCCATTTGCTCCTGATACAGGAACGCTTGGCCCTGCTTCCATTGACAATTACTCAACAAGTATGGCTTTGGATCCAAAAGGAAAATATATAGCATATATGTATTCGTTAGCTGGTATTTTCTATTTAAGACTGTTATCCATAGACATAACCACGGGCAATATCACTACGACTGACCAAAAATACAGCGTCGGGAATGCACCGAAACATTTAGAATGGGATGGTAGTGGCAAATTCTTATACCTTGTCTCTGACACGGGAGGGACTACCAATAATTTCCAATTGGAATACTTTAAATTCTCAAATGATGGAAAACTAACAAAAGGCCCTAATCTCATCATTTCTTCCATGGGAGGCAGTTTTAACATCTCCCATATTAAATCGCTCCCCATCTATTATTGA
- a CDS encoding CPBP family intramembrane glutamic endopeptidase, whose product MTTSKKFTLFFLLVITVSFILSYFLYIFQMYLVSENPNVELKPFTYSKILSRTTTIILFLALIWFRKKIDRMSIVSLGLTRFYQRKRELFLGFIAGVLSLSLVVGTKVIYGVSTWSPKEFFLSDWLLSFYFLLSVFCIAFVEELFFRGYLLQSFVKEWGEKKAAILTSIFFSLTHFIRPIHDPFLLIPEMIGLFLVGYALSYSFIYTRSLYLPIGIHAGWVYVVKMQSSFVAPVPHDLHWLFGGERLVTGVVAWMFMFLFLYGLKRIFEQMLQKSETLIG is encoded by the coding sequence ATGACAACCTCAAAAAAATTCACTTTATTTTTCCTTCTGGTAATCACTGTTAGTTTTATTCTGAGTTATTTCCTATATATTTTCCAAATGTATTTGGTATCAGAGAATCCGAACGTCGAATTAAAACCTTTCACCTATTCCAAAATTTTATCTCGCACAACTACAATTATCTTATTTTTAGCTCTGATTTGGTTTCGCAAAAAAATTGATCGGATGTCAATTGTATCTCTAGGTTTAACAAGATTTTACCAAAGAAAAAGAGAATTGTTTTTAGGTTTTATTGCAGGGGTGTTATCTTTAAGTTTGGTTGTTGGAACTAAGGTGATTTATGGAGTTTCAACTTGGTCACCTAAAGAATTTTTTCTCTCCGATTGGTTATTGAGTTTTTACTTTTTGCTTTCAGTTTTTTGTATCGCTTTTGTCGAAGAACTTTTTTTTCGAGGATACCTCTTACAATCGTTTGTGAAGGAATGGGGAGAAAAAAAAGCGGCAATCCTTACTAGTATTTTCTTTTCGCTCACTCATTTTATTCGCCCAATTCATGACCCATTTTTACTTATTCCTGAAATGATTGGCTTATTTTTAGTAGGGTATGCACTTTCCTATTCATTCATTTATACACGATCCCTCTATTTACCCATAGGAATCCATGCAGGTTGGGTCTATGTTGTCAAAATGCAATCTTCGTTTGTGGCTCCAGTTCCACACGACTTACATTGGTTATTTGGTGGAGAGAGATTGGTAACAGGTGTTGTGGCTTGGATGTTCATGTTTCTATTTCTGTATGGACTCAAACGTATTTTTGAACAAATGTTACAAAAAAGTGAAACCCTAATTGGATGA
- a CDS encoding RecQ family ATP-dependent DNA helicase, with protein MKLDLLLQTFGISEFRGNQKKIVEHVLCGNHTLVLMPTGMGKSICYQLPALVMEGTCIVISPLIALMKDQVDSLRKKGINATYINSSLSRSERLERYAKLSSGSWKIVYVSPERFQKKEFLEAIQSIQISLLAIDEAHCISQWGHDFRPDYTKIKWFREILKFPTTIALTATASLRVQKDILDQLGLSQNDILIFDDGLFRPNLHLSVTDCFDTESKYNLVLQELRSKPGVSILYFSLIQDLEKFSNWLDTKQFRHLVYHGKRSNQDRSATLAKFIKSEEVVLLATNAFGMGVDKRNVRNVYHLQIPGSIEAYYQEIGRAGRDGEPSQCKLYYTEDDLAIQMDFIDWQNPDLSYLKKLYQLFVQKENELSALDYQTIQSYMTYRNKSDHRVQTAINHLSRVGIVSGDIEQGTLQIENRWDDSLFSKEDLETKKKEGGKRLYQMLQYTKTEDCRRKFIHQYFDSPFTTCGNCDLCLKEHVPSYAAFD; from the coding sequence ATGAAATTAGACTTACTGCTACAAACTTTTGGAATTTCCGAATTTCGCGGAAACCAGAAAAAAATCGTCGAACATGTATTATGTGGTAATCATACACTTGTTTTAATGCCAACTGGTATGGGTAAGTCGATTTGTTATCAACTTCCGGCTCTCGTGATGGAAGGTACTTGTATTGTCATTTCACCACTCATCGCACTCATGAAAGACCAAGTGGATTCTTTGAGAAAAAAAGGAATCAATGCTACTTATATCAATTCTAGTTTAAGTCGTTCGGAAAGATTGGAACGTTATGCAAAATTAAGTTCCGGTAGTTGGAAAATTGTGTATGTTTCTCCAGAACGATTTCAAAAAAAAGAGTTTTTGGAAGCCATTCAATCGATTCAGATTTCACTCCTTGCCATCGACGAAGCTCATTGTATCAGCCAATGGGGGCATGATTTTCGCCCCGATTATACCAAAATCAAGTGGTTTCGTGAAATCCTGAAGTTTCCAACTACGATTGCTTTGACGGCAACGGCTTCGCTTCGTGTACAGAAAGATATACTGGATCAATTGGGGCTTTCTCAGAATGATATTCTGATTTTTGATGATGGTTTGTTTCGGCCGAATTTACATTTATCGGTAACAGATTGTTTTGATACTGAATCCAAATACAATTTGGTTTTGCAGGAGCTAAGATCGAAACCTGGTGTTTCAATATTGTATTTTAGTTTAATCCAAGATTTAGAAAAATTTAGCAATTGGCTAGATACGAAACAATTTCGTCATTTGGTCTATCATGGGAAACGTTCCAATCAAGATCGAAGTGCGACACTAGCAAAATTTATAAAGTCTGAGGAGGTTGTACTTTTAGCAACTAATGCTTTTGGGATGGGTGTTGACAAACGAAATGTTAGAAATGTTTACCATTTGCAAATCCCTGGAAGCATTGAAGCGTATTACCAAGAAATCGGTAGAGCAGGGCGTGACGGAGAGCCATCGCAATGTAAACTTTATTATACAGAAGATGATTTAGCGATTCAAATGGATTTTATTGATTGGCAAAATCCAGATTTATCGTACTTAAAAAAATTATACCAATTGTTTGTACAAAAAGAAAACGAGCTTTCTGCTTTGGATTATCAAACGATCCAGTCTTATATGACTTATAGAAATAAATCAGACCACCGTGTACAAACAGCAATCAATCATTTGAGTCGTGTAGGAATTGTTTCTGGAGATATTGAACAAGGTACACTACAGATTGAAAATCGATGGGACGATTCACTTTTTTCCAAAGAGGACTTGGAGACCAAAAAAAAAGAAGGTGGCAAACGCCTCTACCAAATGCTTCAGTATACAAAAACCGAAGATTGTAGGAGGAAGTTCATCCACCAATATTTTGATTCACCATTTACTACCTGTGGGAATTGTGATCTTTGTTTAAAAGAGCATGTACCTTCTTATGCAGCTTTTGATTGA
- a CDS encoding LIC10421/LIC12816 family protein — protein MIQKLSILILAFAATSIFALEDIEKVLVQKANTPEEKKVVKSYLLKVAKEHKDLATKYRGLAKAQKGGKAIYQDNRKAEMIELAEKFEADAKLYEEEAGKL, from the coding sequence ATGATTCAAAAACTATCGATTCTAATCTTAGCATTCGCTGCTACATCAATTTTTGCGTTGGAAGACATTGAAAAAGTGTTGGTTCAAAAGGCAAATACACCTGAAGAAAAAAAAGTGGTAAAATCCTATCTATTGAAAGTTGCAAAGGAACATAAAGATTTAGCAACAAAATACCGAGGCTTAGCGAAAGCACAAAAAGGTGGTAAGGCAATTTACCAAGATAATCGCAAAGCAGAAATGATCGAATTGGCTGAAAAGTTTGAAGCTGATGCAAAACTATACGAAGAAGAAGCTGGTAAACTTTAA
- a CDS encoding phosphoenolpyruvate carboxylase has protein sequence MDQKIQIDYIYLLDCLKEVLEEIGQKDLIPFLPFDLSISPNKKQKEQTKKISELISLCFQLLNMVEENAAAQFRRKQEKEDGFTALSGLWGQSLSKAKEYGFTHKEILPILKEIICEPVLTAHPTEAKRASVLEIHRDLYLLLVKKENKIWTDLEQNTIREEIKVQLERLWRTGEILLHKPDIRSERRNIEYYLRNVFPNVLHELDQRFFHAWEQSGGHLDDVSDPKLIPTIRFGNWIGGDRDGHPFVTNEITNETLTLFSQYAREIHKNKCIELTKFLSLSDRIQSPPIEFLDRLELWHEEHKSISPEVKNRNPNEPWRQYCSFLIEKIDNQISIQEYSEHLLFLRESLIAIGAKKIAKHYVFPMERLAVSIGFHLAKTDIRQNSVYHAIAIEQILKTSGKEEWNYREWTEEKKIQWILDELKTQRPFLLQDSDPGKEASNILSTFRSIKQFISEFGTSGIGSFIVSMTQSLSDLLLVYLFLKETNLLEYNEDKGFLSPFQVVPLFETIEDLERSPDILEAYLKQKIVRNSFVNQSIQIMLGYSDSNKDGGIFASQWNLYATEIKLTEIAKRHHFKLKFFHGRGGSISRGGGKTHKFLDALPHGTLDGEIRVTVQGESISQQYANKITAIYNLELFLATTTKVTLRHQRNQKKNHPAYPILESLSHQTKDTYTDLLNTEGFLTFFSQATPIDAIENSKIGSRPSRRTGKRTFNDLRAIPWVFSWSQSRFHLPNWYGVGSVLYDLSQNKKEKFQILKEEINEWHFLNYLIKNIETGIYSASPKIYTMYSELVEDTAIKNKILTKIDVEYKKTMDVLYNLRGKEIGEVRPSLIETLKLREPGLCILHEKQIDLLSEWRKNQNEFLLEELLVTVNAIASGLRTTG, from the coding sequence GTGGATCAAAAAATTCAGATCGACTATATATATTTACTAGATTGTTTAAAAGAAGTATTGGAAGAAATAGGACAAAAAGATTTAATCCCCTTTTTACCTTTCGATCTAAGTATTTCACCTAACAAAAAACAAAAAGAACAAACAAAAAAAATAAGCGAGCTCATTAGCCTTTGTTTCCAACTTCTCAATATGGTGGAAGAAAATGCCGCTGCACAATTCAGAAGAAAACAGGAAAAAGAAGATGGCTTCACAGCGCTATCTGGACTTTGGGGTCAATCTTTATCCAAAGCAAAAGAATACGGATTCACTCACAAAGAGATACTACCTATTTTAAAAGAAATTATATGTGAACCAGTTCTAACCGCCCATCCAACGGAAGCTAAACGTGCCAGTGTATTAGAAATCCACCGAGACTTATATTTACTCCTTGTTAAAAAAGAGAATAAAATTTGGACAGATCTAGAACAAAATACCATTCGGGAGGAAATCAAAGTCCAACTCGAAAGACTTTGGCGAACAGGAGAAATTTTACTTCATAAACCCGACATCAGAAGTGAAAGAAGAAATATCGAATACTACCTAAGGAATGTATTCCCAAACGTCTTACATGAGTTAGACCAAAGATTTTTCCATGCGTGGGAACAATCAGGTGGACACCTTGATGATGTATCTGATCCCAAATTAATACCAACTATTCGATTTGGAAACTGGATTGGAGGTGATCGTGACGGTCATCCTTTTGTTACAAATGAAATCACAAATGAAACATTAACTTTATTTAGTCAATATGCTAGAGAAATTCACAAAAACAAATGCATTGAACTTACAAAATTTTTATCTCTATCTGATCGCATCCAATCGCCGCCTATAGAATTTTTAGATCGATTAGAATTATGGCATGAAGAGCATAAATCAATTTCGCCAGAAGTTAAAAATCGAAATCCAAATGAACCTTGGAGACAATATTGTAGTTTTCTAATCGAAAAAATCGATAATCAAATATCAATTCAGGAATATTCAGAACATTTATTATTTTTACGAGAATCACTGATTGCGATTGGAGCTAAAAAAATTGCAAAGCATTATGTTTTTCCTATGGAAAGACTTGCTGTTTCGATAGGGTTTCATTTGGCCAAGACAGATATTCGTCAAAACTCCGTGTATCACGCAATTGCCATTGAACAAATTTTGAAAACTTCCGGGAAGGAAGAATGGAACTATCGTGAGTGGACTGAAGAAAAAAAAATACAATGGATTTTAGATGAACTTAAAACACAAAGACCTTTCCTCTTACAAGATTCAGATCCTGGAAAAGAGGCATCAAACATTCTATCAACTTTCAGATCCATCAAACAATTTATCTCCGAATTTGGAACAAGTGGTATTGGTAGTTTTATCGTAAGTATGACCCAAAGTCTTTCAGACTTACTGCTTGTTTATTTATTCTTAAAAGAGACGAATTTATTAGAATATAATGAAGACAAAGGTTTCCTTTCACCTTTCCAAGTGGTTCCACTATTTGAAACGATAGAGGACTTAGAAAGATCTCCAGACATATTAGAAGCATATCTGAAACAAAAAATCGTAAGAAACTCCTTTGTGAACCAATCCATTCAAATTATGTTGGGTTATAGTGATTCCAATAAAGATGGAGGAATATTTGCAAGCCAATGGAATTTATATGCAACGGAGATAAAATTAACTGAAATTGCTAAACGTCACCATTTTAAACTTAAATTCTTTCACGGTCGTGGTGGGAGTATTTCAAGAGGAGGCGGAAAAACACATAAATTTTTAGATGCCCTTCCTCATGGCACATTGGATGGAGAAATTCGAGTTACCGTACAAGGCGAGTCAATTAGTCAACAGTATGCAAATAAAATTACTGCTATTTATAACTTAGAATTGTTTCTTGCAACTACTACAAAAGTTACATTACGGCATCAACGGAATCAAAAAAAGAATCATCCTGCATATCCAATTTTAGAATCCTTGTCCCACCAAACAAAAGATACTTATACAGATTTGTTGAATACAGAAGGTTTTTTAACTTTTTTTTCACAAGCAACACCAATTGATGCAATCGAAAACTCAAAAATTGGATCGCGACCTTCTCGAAGAACAGGTAAACGCACATTCAATGATTTACGTGCAATCCCTTGGGTATTTAGCTGGAGTCAATCGCGGTTTCATTTGCCAAATTGGTACGGTGTTGGCTCTGTTCTTTATGATTTAAGTCAAAATAAGAAAGAAAAGTTCCAAATTTTAAAAGAAGAAATCAACGAATGGCATTTTTTAAATTATTTAATTAAAAATATTGAAACTGGTATTTATTCAGCATCTCCTAAAATATACACTATGTACTCTGAGTTAGTTGAAGATACCGCAATTAAAAATAAGATCCTTACCAAAATAGATGTAGAATACAAAAAAACTATGGATGTTCTTTACAATTTACGAGGAAAAGAAATTGGAGAAGTAAGACCGTCGCTGATTGAAACTCTTAAATTAAGAGAGCCTGGTCTTTGCATTCTACATGAAAAGCAAATCGATTTACTTAGTGAATGGAGAAAAAATCAAAACGAGTTTTTATTAGAAGAATTATTGGTAACTGTGAATGCAATTGCAAGTGGTTTGCGAACAACCGGATAA
- a CDS encoding high-potential iron-sulfur protein, giving the protein MNRFSRKQFLNQLIVLVSTLSLFGGESAISGKESKPVPKTIPIPEGETPVSENEPTAQALGFHQDAIKTDYNLYPDRKLPEAKNQFCATCSQFTKINEGWGKCNILSKGLVSNHGWCSAWSKRY; this is encoded by the coding sequence ATGAATCGATTCAGTCGCAAACAATTCTTAAATCAATTGATTGTGCTTGTATCCACTCTCTCCCTATTCGGGGGAGAGAGTGCCATTTCAGGAAAAGAATCAAAACCTGTACCCAAAACAATTCCCATTCCTGAAGGAGAAACACCTGTTTCAGAAAATGAACCCACTGCACAAGCATTAGGTTTTCATCAGGATGCAATTAAGACGGATTACAATTTGTATCCAGATCGAAAATTACCCGAAGCAAAAAACCAATTTTGTGCTACATGCTCTCAATTTACCAAAATCAATGAGGGATGGGGGAAATGTAATATCCTATCAAAGGGCCTTGTTTCGAATCACGGTTGGTGTTCCGCTTGGTCAAAAAGATATTGA